A DNA window from Bradyrhizobium barranii subsp. barranii contains the following coding sequences:
- a CDS encoding ABC transporter substrate-binding protein, protein MRRRHFLGFVTGGAISPIAATAQPVTRHIGVLVLGNPNPESFLKELRDGLRELGHLENRDIQLQIRSAGGNAAVLADAAADLVRLKVDIIVAWQTPAATAAKRATAEIPIVMTSGDPVGTGLVASLSRPGGHVTGVDSFGAQLGGKCVELIRDTIPSAHRVAILANAADPFTKSFLAEIDKVAGSIGVATQPLMRHPDDEFETAFAEMRNGAADAVIIQPTLLRATSIELALKNKLASFSIVRALPAAGGLMAYTQDAAEQTRAMASYVDKILKGGKPAEMPVSQPTKFELIINLKTARALNLHIPPTLLARAHEVIE, encoded by the coding sequence ATGAGGCGCAGACATTTTCTGGGTTTTGTAACCGGAGGGGCCATTTCGCCAATCGCGGCTACAGCGCAGCCGGTCACGCGCCACATTGGCGTACTCGTCCTCGGCAATCCGAATCCCGAGTCATTCCTGAAAGAACTGCGCGACGGACTTCGGGAACTCGGCCATCTCGAGAATCGGGACATCCAGCTGCAAATCCGTTCGGCGGGAGGCAATGCAGCTGTGCTTGCCGACGCGGCCGCCGACCTCGTGAGGCTAAAGGTTGACATTATCGTCGCCTGGCAGACGCCTGCGGCTACGGCTGCAAAACGTGCCACAGCCGAAATACCGATCGTGATGACCTCAGGCGATCCGGTCGGCACTGGTCTCGTCGCCAGCCTGTCCCGGCCGGGCGGCCACGTAACCGGAGTGGATAGTTTCGGGGCTCAGCTCGGAGGCAAATGCGTCGAACTGATTCGCGATACGATTCCGTCGGCGCATCGGGTGGCGATCCTTGCCAATGCGGCTGACCCATTCACCAAATCCTTCCTCGCGGAGATTGACAAAGTCGCGGGCAGTATCGGTGTCGCGACGCAGCCATTGATGCGCCATCCCGACGATGAATTCGAGACCGCTTTCGCTGAAATGCGGAATGGCGCGGCCGATGCTGTGATCATTCAGCCCACTCTTTTGCGCGCTACCAGCATTGAGTTGGCGCTGAAAAACAAACTTGCGTCATTCTCCATAGTACGGGCATTGCCGGCGGCGGGTGGGCTCATGGCGTACACGCAGGATGCGGCGGAGCAGACCCGAGCAATGGCAAGCTACGTCGACAAGATATTGAAGGGAGGAAAGCCGGCGGAGATGCCGGTTTCGCAACCGACCAAATTTGAGCTGATCATCAACCTCAAAACCGCCAGGGCACTCAATCTCCATATTCCGCCGACCCTACTCGCGCGGGCCCACGAGGTGATTGAATAG
- a CDS encoding DUF6494 family protein encodes MTAEFDEDRFNMAIRKFLKHVGVTSQREIENLVRSGEVKGGKLKLRMTLSAEGTPLKHVVEETVAL; translated from the coding sequence ATGACCGCCGAGTTCGATGAAGACCGCTTCAATATGGCTATCCGTAAATTTCTGAAGCATGTCGGAGTTACATCGCAACGTGAAATTGAGAACCTAGTGCGTAGCGGGGAGGTGAAGGGTGGCAAGCTCAAACTGCGAATGACCCTGTCCGCTGAGGGGACGCCGCTGAAACATGTGGTCGAGGAAACAGTCGCGCTCTGA
- a CDS encoding aldo/keto reductase translates to MQLRDFGRTGMQLSVLGFGCGAVGGLMVRGDPAEQERTIAQAIAAGVNYFDTAVQYGNGESEKNLGRVLQKLKPANVAVGTKVRLLPSEFGRIADAVTMSLEGSLRRVGLDHVDIFQLHNPITETGGGFALSVRQVLGDVVPAFERLRQQGKTRFLGITAVGDTAALHQVIDACVLDSAQVVYNMLNPSAAEELPTNYPAQDYGRLFDHTKAAGVGVVGIRVLAGGALSGSTERHLIAALAPEPIGSAMTYDADVDRARRLIPLVKEGFVTSLTEAATRFALSHPAMGTILVGIATQQQFEDALAAVQKGPLPRTAFDRLSALWQEFSGEPR, encoded by the coding sequence ATGCAATTGCGGGACTTTGGGCGTACCGGGATGCAGCTCTCGGTGCTGGGCTTCGGCTGCGGTGCAGTGGGCGGACTTATGGTACGCGGCGATCCTGCCGAACAGGAGCGTACCATCGCGCAGGCGATCGCCGCTGGCGTGAACTACTTCGATACCGCGGTGCAATACGGCAATGGGGAATCCGAAAAGAATCTTGGCCGCGTCTTGCAAAAGCTGAAACCGGCTAACGTGGCCGTCGGCACCAAAGTCCGATTGCTGCCCAGCGAGTTCGGTCGCATTGCCGACGCAGTAACGATGTCGCTCGAAGGGAGTCTAAGGCGAGTAGGCCTTGACCATGTCGACATCTTCCAACTGCACAATCCGATTACCGAGACGGGAGGCGGATTCGCGCTGAGCGTCCGACAAGTGCTCGGAGACGTCGTACCGGCCTTCGAGCGCCTGCGTCAGCAGGGGAAGACTCGTTTCCTCGGGATTACGGCAGTAGGAGACACGGCCGCACTGCATCAAGTGATCGATGCCTGCGTCCTCGACAGCGCTCAAGTCGTCTACAACATGCTCAATCCATCTGCCGCCGAGGAGTTGCCGACGAACTATCCGGCGCAAGACTACGGACGATTGTTCGATCATACCAAGGCGGCCGGCGTTGGAGTGGTGGGCATCCGCGTGCTGGCCGGCGGCGCACTATCGGGCTCAACCGAGCGTCATCTGATTGCGGCTCTGGCACCCGAGCCGATTGGTTCGGCCATGACTTACGATGCCGACGTCGATCGCGCACGCCGTCTAATCCCGCTGGTAAAGGAAGGGTTCGTTACAAGCCTGACCGAAGCCGCCACGCGCTTTGCGCTGTCTCATCCGGCGATGGGCACTATCTTGGTTGGCATAGCGACGCAGCAACAGTTCGAGGACGCACTCGCCGCGGTTCAAAAAGGCCCATTACCGCGAACTGCATTCGACCGGCTGTCAGCACTGTGGCAGGAATTCTCTGGTGAACCACGATGA